From one Papio anubis isolate 15944 chromosome 12, Panubis1.0, whole genome shotgun sequence genomic stretch:
- the CTSW gene encoding cathepsin W isoform X2 — protein sequence MALTTHPSCLLALLVAGLAQGIRGSLRAQDLGPQPLELKEAFKLFQIQFNRSYLSPEEHARRLDIFAHNLAQAQRLQEEDLGTAEFGVTPFSDLTEEEFGQLYGYRRAAGRVPDMGREIGSEEPEESVPFTCDWRKVAGAISPIKDQKNCNCCWAMAAAGNIEALWRINFWDFVDVSVQELLDCGRCGDGCRGGFVWDAFITVLNNSGLASEKDYPFQGKVRAQGCHAKKYHKVAWIQDFIMLQNSEHRIAQYLATYGPITVTINMKPLQLYRKGVIKATPTTCDPQLVDHSVLLVGFGSLKSEGIWAETVSSQSQPQPPHPTPYWILKNSWGAQWGEKGYFRLHRGSNTCGITRFPLTARVQKPDVKPRVSCPP from the exons ATGGCACTGACTACCcacccctcctgcctcctggcccTGTTGGTGGCAGGCCTAGCCCAAGGCATCAGAGGCTCCCTTAGGGCCCAG GACCTCGGTCCCCAGCCGCTGGAGCTGAAAGAGGCCTTCAAGCTGTTCCAGATCCAGTTCAACCGgagttacttgagcccagaag AGCATGCTCGCCGCCTAGACATCTTTGCCCACAACCTGGCCCAGGCTCAGCGGCTGCAGGAGGAGGACTTGGGCACAGCTGAGTTTGGGGTGACTCCATTCAGTGACCTCACAG AGGAGGAGTTTGGCCAGCTCTACGGGTATCGGAGGGCAGCTGGAAGGGTCCCCGACATGGGCAGAGAGATAGGGTCCGAAGAGCCAGAGGAGTCAGTGCCTTTCACCTGTGACTGGCGGAAGGTGGCCGGTGCCATCTCACCCATCAAGGACCAG AAAAACTGCAACTGCTGCTGGGCCATGGCAGCGGCAGGCAACATAGAGGCCCTGTGGCGCATCAATTTCTGGGATTTCGTGGATGTCTCCGTGCAGG AACTGCTGGACTGTGGTCGCTGTGGGGATGGCTGCCGTGGTGGCTTCGTCTGGGACGCGTTCATAACTGTTCTCAACAACA GCGGCCTGGCCAGTGAAAAGGACTACCCGTTCCAGGGCAAAGTCAGAGCCCAAGGGTGCCACGCCAAGAAGTACCACAAGGTGGCCTGGATCCAGGACTTCATCATGCTGCAGAACAGCGAGCACA GAATTGCCCAGTACCTGGCCACTTACGGCCCCATCACCGTGACCATCAACATGAAGCCCCTGCAG CTATACCGGAAAGGTGTGATCAAGGCCACACCCACCACCTGTGACCCCCAGCTTGTGGACCACTCTGTCCTGCTGGTGGGTTTTGGCAGCCTCAAGTCAGAGGGGATATGGGCAGAGACAGTCTCATCGcagtctcagcctcagcctccacaccccaccccatACTGGATCCTGAAGAACTCCTGGGGGGCCCAGTGGGGAGAGAAG GGCTACTTCCGGCTGCACCGAGGGAGCAATACCTGTGGCATCACCAGGTTCCCGCTCACTGCCCGTGTGCAGAAACCGGATGTGAAGCCCCGAGTCTCCTGCCCTCCCTGA
- the CTSW gene encoding cathepsin W isoform X1, translated as MALTTHPSCLLALLVAGLAQGIRGSLRAQDLGPQPLELKEAFKLFQIQFNRSYLSPEEHARRLDIFAHNLAQAQRLQEEDLGTAEFGVTPFSDLTEEEFGQLYGYRRAAGRVPDMGREIGSEEPEESVPFTCDWRKVAGAISPIKDQKNCNCCWAMAAAGNIEALWRINFWDFVDVSVQELLDCGRCGDGCRGGFVWDAFITVLNNSGLASEKDYPFQGKVRAQGCHAKKYHKVAWIQDFIMLQNSEHRIAQYLATYGPITVTINMKPLQLYRKGVIKATPTTCDPQLVDHSVLLVGFGSLKSEGIWAETVSSQSQPQPPHPTPYWILKNSWGAQWGEKVSVIYWGRGKAEQASSHLPTPVSPNLLGLLPAAPREQYLWHHQVPAHCPCAETGCEAPSLLPSLNPPGPLSSVLLGQLPPRQPYPQVFAHLPNLNTA; from the exons ATGGCACTGACTACCcacccctcctgcctcctggcccTGTTGGTGGCAGGCCTAGCCCAAGGCATCAGAGGCTCCCTTAGGGCCCAG GACCTCGGTCCCCAGCCGCTGGAGCTGAAAGAGGCCTTCAAGCTGTTCCAGATCCAGTTCAACCGgagttacttgagcccagaag AGCATGCTCGCCGCCTAGACATCTTTGCCCACAACCTGGCCCAGGCTCAGCGGCTGCAGGAGGAGGACTTGGGCACAGCTGAGTTTGGGGTGACTCCATTCAGTGACCTCACAG AGGAGGAGTTTGGCCAGCTCTACGGGTATCGGAGGGCAGCTGGAAGGGTCCCCGACATGGGCAGAGAGATAGGGTCCGAAGAGCCAGAGGAGTCAGTGCCTTTCACCTGTGACTGGCGGAAGGTGGCCGGTGCCATCTCACCCATCAAGGACCAG AAAAACTGCAACTGCTGCTGGGCCATGGCAGCGGCAGGCAACATAGAGGCCCTGTGGCGCATCAATTTCTGGGATTTCGTGGATGTCTCCGTGCAGG AACTGCTGGACTGTGGTCGCTGTGGGGATGGCTGCCGTGGTGGCTTCGTCTGGGACGCGTTCATAACTGTTCTCAACAACA GCGGCCTGGCCAGTGAAAAGGACTACCCGTTCCAGGGCAAAGTCAGAGCCCAAGGGTGCCACGCCAAGAAGTACCACAAGGTGGCCTGGATCCAGGACTTCATCATGCTGCAGAACAGCGAGCACA GAATTGCCCAGTACCTGGCCACTTACGGCCCCATCACCGTGACCATCAACATGAAGCCCCTGCAG CTATACCGGAAAGGTGTGATCAAGGCCACACCCACCACCTGTGACCCCCAGCTTGTGGACCACTCTGTCCTGCTGGTGGGTTTTGGCAGCCTCAAGTCAGAGGGGATATGGGCAGAGACAGTCTCATCGcagtctcagcctcagcctccacaccccaccccatACTGGATCCTGAAGAACTCCTGGGGGGCCCAGTGGGGAGAGAAGGTGAGTGTGATCTATTGGGGGAGGGGCAAGGCAGAACAGGcctcttcccaccttcccaccCCTGTGTCCCCTAACCTCCTAGGGCTACTTCCGGCTGCACCGAGGGAGCAATACCTGTGGCATCACCAGGTTCCCGCTCACTGCCCGTGTGCAGAAACCGGATGTGAAGCCCCGAGTCTCCTGCCCTCCCTGAACCCACCTGGCCCCCTCAGCTCTGTCCTGTTAGGCCAGCTGCCTCCTCGCCAGCCCTACCCCCAGGTTTTTGCTCATCTTCCCAATC